From one Cucurbita pepo subsp. pepo cultivar mu-cu-16 chromosome LG17, ASM280686v2, whole genome shotgun sequence genomic stretch:
- the LOC111778520 gene encoding phosphoinositide phosphatase SAC2-like isoform X2 yields MFRRCVIFNMNWISPYLNLHRPAQSFSCMHWFLLKIFENFYMIGRDKNRTFWRVLKISRLEPSDLNILEDSTAYTDNECFDLLKRIHEGNKLTGGLKFVTTCYGIVGIIKFLGPHYMLLITKRRKIGTICGHPIYAISKSEMIPIPNSTARSNLAISKDENRYKKLLRTVDLRKDFFFSYSYNVMRSLQKNMCDNKTGHVLYDTMFVWNEFLTRGIRNILKNTIWTVALVYGFFKQVDLSLSGRDFKLTLIARRSRHYAGTRFLKRGVNEKGRVANDVETEQIVFEEDASDGRPTQISSVVQNRGSIPLFWSQETSRLNIRPDIILSKKDQNYEATRLHFENLVLRYGNPIIILNLIKTREKKPRESILRAEFSNAIKYINKSLSAENRLRFLHWDLNKHAKSKASNVLMLLGRVATYALNLTGIFYCQIDSNLGSEELVSWTNLQKNQGIDSSGENLSTEEENGENSEKDVSRAYGSGILENHPIAMFQNGVLRTNCIDCLDRTNVAQYAYGLVALGRQLHTLGLTDSPNIDLDNPLAEDLMRAYENMGDTLALQYGGSAAHNKIFSQRRGQWKAATQSQEFFRTLQRYCSNAYLDAEKQRAINVFLGYYQPQPGKPALWELDSDQHYDLGKRFPDLIDDNVRTSFKRSLSDGNILGQSESDLVHDGSSRGFPHLNEKCNTGFSDPAPEVSTCESDISLCRYTPSMCRTHIHENVQDDQMLEVDHICHDERRDSGSWSNFLDMDWISSSGNSCEDELCERSVTSLSSENVASEMKIDFMSSASESGSSSKVKQRCGTDLSHDDIITKYSEHFVDWVSHGGILFW; encoded by the exons ATGTTCAGAAGATGTGTTATCTTCAATATGAACTGGATTTCGCCCTATCTGAACTTACATAGACCTGCTCAAAGTTTTTCTTGTATGCATTGGttccttttgaaaatttttgag AATTTTTACATGATTGGAAGAGACAAGAACCGAACGTTCTGGAGAGTGTTAAAGATCAGCAGACTGGAGCCTAGCGATCTAAATATTCTTGAAGATTCTACCGCATACACAGATAATGAGTGTTTTGACCTGCTGAAGCGGATACATGAAGGAAACAAACTGACGGGTGGGCTTAAATTTGTGACCACCTGTTATGGAATTGTTG GTATCATCAAGTTTTTAGGACCGCATTACATGTTATTGATAACAAAGCGAAGAAAGATTGGAACTATTTGCGGCCATCCAATTTATGCAATTTCGAAGAGCGAAATGATTCCAATTCCAAATTCTACTGCCCGGTCCAATTTGGCTATTTCTAAGGATGAAAACAG ATACAAGAAGCTCTTACGCACAGTGGATCTTAGGAAAGACTTCTTTTTCAGCTACTCATACAATGTCATGCGTAGCCTTCAAAAGAACATGTGTGATAATAAGACAGGGCATGTACTTTATGATACAATGTTTGTCTGGAACGAGTTTTTAACTCGTGGAATCCGGAATATTCTCAAGAATACCATCTGGACTGTTGCGTTAGTGTATGGTTTCTTTAAACAG gttgatctttctctttcaggcaGAGATTTCAAGTTGACACTCATTGCTAGACGATCACGTCATTATGCTGGTACACG ATTTCTAAAAAGAGGTGTTAACGAGAAGGGAAGAGTAGCTAATGATGTCGAAACAGAACAAATTGTTTTCGAAGAAGATGCTTCTGATGGGCGACCAACTCAAATAAGTTCAGTGGTGCAAAACCGGGGATCGATCCCTCTCTTTTGGTCTCAGGAGACCTCACGGCTGAATATTAGGCCCGATATCATAT TGTCAAAGAAGGACCAGAATTACGAAGCTACAAGACTACATTTTGAGAATCTTGTTTTGAGATATGGAAACCCAATAATtatattgaatttgattaaG ACGCGCGAGAAGAAGCCGCGAGAAAGCATCCTACGTGCTGAGTTTTCAAATGCTATAAAGTATATAAATAAGAGTTTATCTGCAGAGAACCGCCTAAGATTCCTCCATTGGGATTTGAACAAGCATGCGAAAAG CAAAGCTTCCAATGTTTTGATGCTGCTTGGAAGGGTTGCTACATATGCATTGAACTTAACTGGCATATTCTACTGTCaaatagattcaaatttaGGTTCAGAGGAGTTAGTAAGCTGGACCAACCTTCA GAAAAATCAGGGTATTGATTCTTCCGGGGAGAATCTAtcaacagaagaagaaaatggggaAAATTCAGAAAAAGATGTTAGTAGGGCGTATGGTAGTGGTATACTTGAAAATCATCCAATTGCAATGTTTCAAAACGGTGTCCTAAGGACCAATTGTATAGACTGTTTAGACCGGACAAATGTTGCCCAATATGCCTATGGGCTAGTTGCTTTAGGACGTCAATTACATACTTTAGGGTTAACTGATTCCCCAAATATTGATCTGGACAACCCTTTGGCGGAGGATTTGATGCGGGCTTATGAGAACATGGGTGACACCCTTGCATTACAGTATGGTGGCTCTGCCGCACATAATAAG ATATTTTCCCAGAGGAGAGGCCAGTGGAAAGCTGCAACGCAGTCTCAGGAGTTTTTCAGAACACTACAACGTTATTGCAGCAATGCATATCTAGATGCTGAAAAGCAACGTGCCATTAACGT GTTCTTAGGTTACTATCAACCACAGCCGGGAAAGCCAGCATTGTGGGAATTAGACTCCGACCAACATTATGATCTTGGGAAGCGCTTTCCTGATCTTATTGATGATAATGTCAG GACGTCTTTTAAAAGATCACTATCAGATGGCAATATACTTGGTCAGAGTGAGTCTGATCTTGTCCATGACGGAAGCAGCAGGGGCTTTCCTCATTTGAACGAAAAATGTAATACAGGCTTCTCAGACCCTGCACCAGAGGTCTCAACTTGCGAATCTGATATATCTCTTTGCAG GTATACTCCCTCTATGTGCCGTACACATATTCATGAAAACGTGCAGGATGATCAAATGCTTGAAGTTGATCATATTTGTCACGATGAACGTAGAGATTCAGGCAGCTGGTCAAATTTTCTGGATATGGACTGGATTTCTTCATCAGGGAATTCTTGTGAAGATGAGTTATGTGAAAg GTCTGTCACCAGTCTTTCATCGGAAAATGTTGCAAGTGAGATGAAGATTGACTTTATGTCATCTGCAAGTGAGTCTGGATCAAGCTCAAAG GTGAAACAACGGTGTGGAACTGACCTTAGTCACGACGATATCATCACGAAATACTCCGAACACTTTGTTGACTGGGTCAGTCATGGTGGAATACTCTTCTGGTGA
- the LOC111778520 gene encoding phosphoinositide phosphatase SAC2-like isoform X3 yields MGAETEQQSLIHDKLDPNSLCLQKFRLYETRSNFYMIGRDKNRTFWRVLKISRLEPSDLNILEDSTAYTDNECFDLLKRIHEGNKLTGGLKFVTTCYGIVGIIKFLGPHYMLLITKRRKIGTICGHPIYAISKSEMIPIPNSTARSNLAISKDENRYKKLLRTVDLRKDFFFSYSYNVMRSLQKNMCDNKTGHVLYDTMFVWNEFLTRGIRNILKNTIWTVALVYGFFKQVDLSLSGRDFKLTLIARRSRHYAGTRFLKRGVNEKGRVANDVETEQIVFEEDASDGRPTQISSVVQNRGSIPLFWSQETSRLNIRPDIILSKKDQNYEATRLHFENLVLRYGNPIIILNLIKTREKKPRESILRAEFSNAIKYINKSLSAENRLRFLHWDLNKHAKSKASNVLMLLGRVATYALNLTGIFYCQIDSNLGSEELVSWTNLQKNQGIDSSGENLSTEEENGENSEKDVSRAYGSGILENHPIAMFQNGVLRTNCIDCLDRTNVAQYAYGLVALGRQLHTLGLTDSPNIDLDNPLAEDLMRAYENMGDTLALQYGGSAAHNKIFSQRRGQWKAATQSQEFFRTLQRYCSNAYLDAEKQRAINVFLGYYQPQPGKPALWELDSDQHYDLGKRFPDLIDDNVRTSFKRSLSDGNILGQSESDLVHDGSSRGFPHLNEKCNTGFSDPAPEVSTCESDISLCRYTPSMCRTHIHENVQDDQMLEVDHICHDERRDSGSWSNFLDMDWISSSGNSCEDELCERSVTSLSSENVASEMKIDFMSSASESGSSSKVKQRCGTDLSHDDIITKYSEHFVDWVSHGGILFW; encoded by the exons AATTTTTACATGATTGGAAGAGACAAGAACCGAACGTTCTGGAGAGTGTTAAAGATCAGCAGACTGGAGCCTAGCGATCTAAATATTCTTGAAGATTCTACCGCATACACAGATAATGAGTGTTTTGACCTGCTGAAGCGGATACATGAAGGAAACAAACTGACGGGTGGGCTTAAATTTGTGACCACCTGTTATGGAATTGTTG GTATCATCAAGTTTTTAGGACCGCATTACATGTTATTGATAACAAAGCGAAGAAAGATTGGAACTATTTGCGGCCATCCAATTTATGCAATTTCGAAGAGCGAAATGATTCCAATTCCAAATTCTACTGCCCGGTCCAATTTGGCTATTTCTAAGGATGAAAACAG ATACAAGAAGCTCTTACGCACAGTGGATCTTAGGAAAGACTTCTTTTTCAGCTACTCATACAATGTCATGCGTAGCCTTCAAAAGAACATGTGTGATAATAAGACAGGGCATGTACTTTATGATACAATGTTTGTCTGGAACGAGTTTTTAACTCGTGGAATCCGGAATATTCTCAAGAATACCATCTGGACTGTTGCGTTAGTGTATGGTTTCTTTAAACAG gttgatctttctctttcaggcaGAGATTTCAAGTTGACACTCATTGCTAGACGATCACGTCATTATGCTGGTACACG ATTTCTAAAAAGAGGTGTTAACGAGAAGGGAAGAGTAGCTAATGATGTCGAAACAGAACAAATTGTTTTCGAAGAAGATGCTTCTGATGGGCGACCAACTCAAATAAGTTCAGTGGTGCAAAACCGGGGATCGATCCCTCTCTTTTGGTCTCAGGAGACCTCACGGCTGAATATTAGGCCCGATATCATAT TGTCAAAGAAGGACCAGAATTACGAAGCTACAAGACTACATTTTGAGAATCTTGTTTTGAGATATGGAAACCCAATAATtatattgaatttgattaaG ACGCGCGAGAAGAAGCCGCGAGAAAGCATCCTACGTGCTGAGTTTTCAAATGCTATAAAGTATATAAATAAGAGTTTATCTGCAGAGAACCGCCTAAGATTCCTCCATTGGGATTTGAACAAGCATGCGAAAAG CAAAGCTTCCAATGTTTTGATGCTGCTTGGAAGGGTTGCTACATATGCATTGAACTTAACTGGCATATTCTACTGTCaaatagattcaaatttaGGTTCAGAGGAGTTAGTAAGCTGGACCAACCTTCA GAAAAATCAGGGTATTGATTCTTCCGGGGAGAATCTAtcaacagaagaagaaaatggggaAAATTCAGAAAAAGATGTTAGTAGGGCGTATGGTAGTGGTATACTTGAAAATCATCCAATTGCAATGTTTCAAAACGGTGTCCTAAGGACCAATTGTATAGACTGTTTAGACCGGACAAATGTTGCCCAATATGCCTATGGGCTAGTTGCTTTAGGACGTCAATTACATACTTTAGGGTTAACTGATTCCCCAAATATTGATCTGGACAACCCTTTGGCGGAGGATTTGATGCGGGCTTATGAGAACATGGGTGACACCCTTGCATTACAGTATGGTGGCTCTGCCGCACATAATAAG ATATTTTCCCAGAGGAGAGGCCAGTGGAAAGCTGCAACGCAGTCTCAGGAGTTTTTCAGAACACTACAACGTTATTGCAGCAATGCATATCTAGATGCTGAAAAGCAACGTGCCATTAACGT GTTCTTAGGTTACTATCAACCACAGCCGGGAAAGCCAGCATTGTGGGAATTAGACTCCGACCAACATTATGATCTTGGGAAGCGCTTTCCTGATCTTATTGATGATAATGTCAG GACGTCTTTTAAAAGATCACTATCAGATGGCAATATACTTGGTCAGAGTGAGTCTGATCTTGTCCATGACGGAAGCAGCAGGGGCTTTCCTCATTTGAACGAAAAATGTAATACAGGCTTCTCAGACCCTGCACCAGAGGTCTCAACTTGCGAATCTGATATATCTCTTTGCAG GTATACTCCCTCTATGTGCCGTACACATATTCATGAAAACGTGCAGGATGATCAAATGCTTGAAGTTGATCATATTTGTCACGATGAACGTAGAGATTCAGGCAGCTGGTCAAATTTTCTGGATATGGACTGGATTTCTTCATCAGGGAATTCTTGTGAAGATGAGTTATGTGAAAg GTCTGTCACCAGTCTTTCATCGGAAAATGTTGCAAGTGAGATGAAGATTGACTTTATGTCATCTGCAAGTGAGTCTGGATCAAGCTCAAAG GTGAAACAACGGTGTGGAACTGACCTTAGTCACGACGATATCATCACGAAATACTCCGAACACTTTGTTGACTGGGTCAGTCATGGTGGAATACTCTTCTGGTGA
- the LOC111778520 gene encoding phosphoinositide phosphatase SAC2-like isoform X1, with translation MGAETEQQSLIHDKLDPNSLCLQKFRLYETRSNFYMIGRDKNRTFWRVLKISRLEPSDLNILEDSTAYTDNECFDLLKRIHEGNKLTGGLKFVTTCYGIVGIIKFLGPHYMLLITKRRKIGTICGHPIYAISKSEMIPIPNSTARSNLAISKDENRYKKLLRTVDLRKDFFFSYSYNVMRSLQKNMCDNKTGHVLYDTMFVWNEFLTRGIRNILKNTIWTVALVYGFFKQVDLSLSGRDFKLTLIARRSRHYAGTRFLKRGVNEKGRVANDVETEQIVFEEDASDGRPTQISSVVQNRGSIPLFWSQETSRLNIRPDIICMIIACLCCIFLLVISLICCCNLFFLPVSKKDQNYEATRLHFENLVLRYGNPIIILNLIKTREKKPRESILRAEFSNAIKYINKSLSAENRLRFLHWDLNKHAKSKASNVLMLLGRVATYALNLTGIFYCQIDSNLGSEELVSWTNLQKNQGIDSSGENLSTEEENGENSEKDVSRAYGSGILENHPIAMFQNGVLRTNCIDCLDRTNVAQYAYGLVALGRQLHTLGLTDSPNIDLDNPLAEDLMRAYENMGDTLALQYGGSAAHNKIFSQRRGQWKAATQSQEFFRTLQRYCSNAYLDAEKQRAINVFLGYYQPQPGKPALWELDSDQHYDLGKRFPDLIDDNVRTSFKRSLSDGNILGQSESDLVHDGSSRGFPHLNEKCNTGFSDPAPEVSTCESDISLCRYTPSMCRTHIHENVQDDQMLEVDHICHDERRDSGSWSNFLDMDWISSSGNSCEDELCERSVTSLSSENVASEMKIDFMSSASESGSSSKVKQRCGTDLSHDDIITKYSEHFVDWVSHGGILFW, from the exons AATTTTTACATGATTGGAAGAGACAAGAACCGAACGTTCTGGAGAGTGTTAAAGATCAGCAGACTGGAGCCTAGCGATCTAAATATTCTTGAAGATTCTACCGCATACACAGATAATGAGTGTTTTGACCTGCTGAAGCGGATACATGAAGGAAACAAACTGACGGGTGGGCTTAAATTTGTGACCACCTGTTATGGAATTGTTG GTATCATCAAGTTTTTAGGACCGCATTACATGTTATTGATAACAAAGCGAAGAAAGATTGGAACTATTTGCGGCCATCCAATTTATGCAATTTCGAAGAGCGAAATGATTCCAATTCCAAATTCTACTGCCCGGTCCAATTTGGCTATTTCTAAGGATGAAAACAG ATACAAGAAGCTCTTACGCACAGTGGATCTTAGGAAAGACTTCTTTTTCAGCTACTCATACAATGTCATGCGTAGCCTTCAAAAGAACATGTGTGATAATAAGACAGGGCATGTACTTTATGATACAATGTTTGTCTGGAACGAGTTTTTAACTCGTGGAATCCGGAATATTCTCAAGAATACCATCTGGACTGTTGCGTTAGTGTATGGTTTCTTTAAACAG gttgatctttctctttcaggcaGAGATTTCAAGTTGACACTCATTGCTAGACGATCACGTCATTATGCTGGTACACG ATTTCTAAAAAGAGGTGTTAACGAGAAGGGAAGAGTAGCTAATGATGTCGAAACAGAACAAATTGTTTTCGAAGAAGATGCTTCTGATGGGCGACCAACTCAAATAAGTTCAGTGGTGCAAAACCGGGGATCGATCCCTCTCTTTTGGTCTCAGGAGACCTCACGGCTGAATATTAGGCCCGATATCATATGTATGATTATTGCCTGTttatgttgtatttttttattggtaaTTTCTCTAATATGTTGCTGCaatctttttttccttccagTGTCAAAGAAGGACCAGAATTACGAAGCTACAAGACTACATTTTGAGAATCTTGTTTTGAGATATGGAAACCCAATAATtatattgaatttgattaaG ACGCGCGAGAAGAAGCCGCGAGAAAGCATCCTACGTGCTGAGTTTTCAAATGCTATAAAGTATATAAATAAGAGTTTATCTGCAGAGAACCGCCTAAGATTCCTCCATTGGGATTTGAACAAGCATGCGAAAAG CAAAGCTTCCAATGTTTTGATGCTGCTTGGAAGGGTTGCTACATATGCATTGAACTTAACTGGCATATTCTACTGTCaaatagattcaaatttaGGTTCAGAGGAGTTAGTAAGCTGGACCAACCTTCA GAAAAATCAGGGTATTGATTCTTCCGGGGAGAATCTAtcaacagaagaagaaaatggggaAAATTCAGAAAAAGATGTTAGTAGGGCGTATGGTAGTGGTATACTTGAAAATCATCCAATTGCAATGTTTCAAAACGGTGTCCTAAGGACCAATTGTATAGACTGTTTAGACCGGACAAATGTTGCCCAATATGCCTATGGGCTAGTTGCTTTAGGACGTCAATTACATACTTTAGGGTTAACTGATTCCCCAAATATTGATCTGGACAACCCTTTGGCGGAGGATTTGATGCGGGCTTATGAGAACATGGGTGACACCCTTGCATTACAGTATGGTGGCTCTGCCGCACATAATAAG ATATTTTCCCAGAGGAGAGGCCAGTGGAAAGCTGCAACGCAGTCTCAGGAGTTTTTCAGAACACTACAACGTTATTGCAGCAATGCATATCTAGATGCTGAAAAGCAACGTGCCATTAACGT GTTCTTAGGTTACTATCAACCACAGCCGGGAAAGCCAGCATTGTGGGAATTAGACTCCGACCAACATTATGATCTTGGGAAGCGCTTTCCTGATCTTATTGATGATAATGTCAG GACGTCTTTTAAAAGATCACTATCAGATGGCAATATACTTGGTCAGAGTGAGTCTGATCTTGTCCATGACGGAAGCAGCAGGGGCTTTCCTCATTTGAACGAAAAATGTAATACAGGCTTCTCAGACCCTGCACCAGAGGTCTCAACTTGCGAATCTGATATATCTCTTTGCAG GTATACTCCCTCTATGTGCCGTACACATATTCATGAAAACGTGCAGGATGATCAAATGCTTGAAGTTGATCATATTTGTCACGATGAACGTAGAGATTCAGGCAGCTGGTCAAATTTTCTGGATATGGACTGGATTTCTTCATCAGGGAATTCTTGTGAAGATGAGTTATGTGAAAg GTCTGTCACCAGTCTTTCATCGGAAAATGTTGCAAGTGAGATGAAGATTGACTTTATGTCATCTGCAAGTGAGTCTGGATCAAGCTCAAAG GTGAAACAACGGTGTGGAACTGACCTTAGTCACGACGATATCATCACGAAATACTCCGAACACTTTGTTGACTGGGTCAGTCATGGTGGAATACTCTTCTGGTGA